The following coding sequences lie in one Vitis vinifera cultivar Pinot Noir 40024 chromosome 19, ASM3070453v1 genomic window:
- the LOC104877662 gene encoding phosphoenolpyruvate carboxylase 1-like, translating into RIVDVLDTFHVIVELPIDNFGAYIISMATTPYDVLAAELFQRECHVKQPLRVVLLFEKLADLKATPVVVACLFLIGWYKNRFNGKQEVMIGYSNSGKDARKLSTTWALYKDQEELIKVAKQYGIKLTMFHGRGDTIGREGGPTHLAILSQPPNTIHSSLRVTIPRKRRLF; encoded by the coding sequence CGAATTGTTGACGTTCTGGACACGTTTCACGTCATAGTTGAACTCCCAATAGACAACTTTGGAGCATACATCATCTCCATGGCCACTACCCCATATGATGTGCTTGCAGCCGAGCTCTTTCAACGTGAATGCCATGTGAAGCAACCATTGAGAGTTGTTCTACTGTTTGAGAAACTTGCTGATCTAAAGGCTACTCCAGTTGTTGTTGCATGTCTGTTCTTAATAGGCTGGTACAAAAATCGCTTTAATGGGAAACAAGAAGTCATGATTGGGTACTCAAATTCTGGGAAAGACGCTAGAAAGCTCTCAACGACATGGGCATTATACAAGGATCAAGAGGAGCTTATTAAAGTTGCTAAGCAATATGGTATCAAGCTAACCATGTTCCATGGTCGAGGCGACACAATTGGAAGAGAAGGTGGTCCAACCCATCTTGCTATATTGTCTCAACCACCAAATACAATTCATAGTTCACTCCGAGTTACTATACCAAGGAAGAGGCGTTTATTTTGA